A region of Drosophila suzukii chromosome 2L, CBGP_Dsuzu_IsoJpt1.0, whole genome shotgun sequence DNA encodes the following proteins:
- the Pp2A-29B gene encoding serine/threonine-protein phosphatase PP2A 65 kDa regulatory subunit isoform X2, with amino-acid sequence MAASDKSVDDSLYPIAVLIDELKNEDVQLRLNSIKKLSTIALALGEERTRSELIPFLTETIYDEDEVLLALADQLGNFTSLVGGPEFAMYLIPPLESLATVEETVVRDKAVESLRTVAAEHSAQDLEIHVVPTLQRLVSGDWFTSRTSACGLFSVCYPRVTQPVKAELRANFRKLCQDETPMVRRAAANKLGEFAKVVETEYLKSDLIPNFVQLAQDDQDSVRLLAVEACVSIAQLLPQDDVEHLVLPTLRQCASDSSWRVRYMVAEKFVDLQKAVGPEITRVDLVPAFQYLLKDAEAEVRAAVATKVKDFCANLDKVNQVQIILSSILPYVRDLVSDPNPHVKSALASVIMGLSPMLGAYQTVEQLLPLFLIQLKDECPEVRLNIISNLDCVNDVIGIQQLSQSLLPAIVELAEDSKWRVRLAIIEYMPALAGQLGQEFFDQKLRGLCMGWLNDHVYAIREAATLNMKKLVEQFGAPWAEQAIIPMILVMSRNKNYLHRMTCLFCLNVLAEVCGTDITTKLLLPTVLLLAADPVANVRFNVAKTLQKISPFLEASVIDAQVKPTLDKLNADTDVDVKHFAAQAIAGIAAA; translated from the exons ATGGCAGCGAGCGACAAATCGGTCGACGATTCTCTATATCCCATTGCGGTTCTGATCGACGAACTGAAGAACGAGGATGTTCAG CTTCGATTAAACTCCATCAAGAAGCTGTCAACCATCGCTTTGGCTTTGGGCGAAGAGCGCACACGGTCCGAGTTGATTCCCTTCCTTACTGAGACCATTTACGATGAGGATGAGGTGCTGCTGGCCCTGGCCGATCAACTAGGCAACTTTACAA GTCTCGTTGGCGGACCCGAGTTTGCCATGTACTTGATCCCGCCACTGGAGAGTCTGGCCACCGTGGAGGAAACCGTGGTGCGGGACAAGGCTGTAGAATCTCTGCGCACCGTGGCCGCTGAGCACAGTGCCCAGGATCTGGAGATCCACGTGGTGCCGACTCTGCAGCGCCTGGTCTCCGGCGACTGGTTCACCTCGCGCACCTCCGCCTGCGGACTCTTCTCGGTCTGCTACCCACGGGTCACACAGCCGGTAAAGGCCGAGCTGCGCGCCAACTTCCGCAAGCTGTGCCAGGACGAGACACCCATGGTGCGCCGGGCAGCAGCCAACAAGCTCGGCGAGTTCGCCAAGGTCGTGGAGACCGAGTATCTCAAGTCCGACTTGATTCCAAACTTTGTGCAGCTGGCACAGGATGATCAG GACTCTGTTCGTCTGCTGGCTGTGGAGGCTTGCGTCAGCATTGCCCAACTGCTGCCCCAGGATGATGTGGAGCAT CTGGTTCTGCCCACGCTACGCCAGTGCGCCAGCGATTCTTCGTGGAGGGTGCGTTATATGGTGGCCGAGAAATTCGTGGACCTGCAAAAGGCGGTGGGCCCGGAAATCACTCGTGTGGATTTGGTGCCCGCCTTCCAGTACTTGCTCAAGGACGCCGAGGCCGAGGTTCGCGCTGCGGTGGCCACCAAGGTGAAGGACTTCTGCGCCAACCTGGATAAGGTCAACCAGGTGCAAATCATCCTAAGTTCCATTTTACCGTATGTGCGCGATCTTGTCTCGGATCCCAATCCACATGTGAAGTCCGCCCTGGCTTCTGTGATCATGGGTTTGAGTCCGATGCTGGGCGCCTATCAGACAGTGGAGCAGTTGCTCCCCCTGTTCCTCATCCAGCTTAAGGATGAGTGCCCGGAAGTGCGCCTGAACATCATCTCAAATCTGGACTGCGTGAATGACGTCATCGGCATCCAGCAGCTGTCACAGTCGCTCCTGCCCGCCATCGTCGAATTGGCCGAGGATTCCAAGTGGCGCGTGCGTCTGGCAATCATCGAGTATATGCCCGCTCTGGCCGGTCAGTTGGGTCAGGAGTTCTTCGACCAGAAGCTGCGCGGTCTCTGCATGGGATGGCTCAACGATCACGTTTATGCCATTCGTGAGGCAGCCACCCTCAATATGAAGAAACTGGTCGAGCAGTTCGGAGCTCCATGGGCCGAGCAGGCCATCATTCCCATGATTCTGGTTATGTCGCGCAACAAGAACTATTTGCACA GAATGACCTGCTTGTTCTGCCTGAACGTTTTGGCAGAGGTCTGCGGCACAGATATCACCACCAAGCTGCTGCTCCCCACAGTCCTCCTGCTGGCCGCCGATCCCGTGGCCAATGTTCGCTTCAATGTGGCAAAGACCCTGCAGAAGATCTCGCCCTTCCTGGAGGCCAGCGTCATTGATGCCCAAGTGAAGCCCACACTCGACAAACTGAACGCGGACACGGATGTGGACGTCAAGCATTTTGCTGCACAAGCCATTGCCGGCATAGCAGCAG CGTAA
- the Pp2A-29B gene encoding serine/threonine-protein phosphatase PP2A 65 kDa regulatory subunit isoform X1 — MAASDKSVDDSLYPIAVLIDELKNEDVQLRLNSIKKLSTIALALGEERTRSELIPFLTETIYDEDEVLLALADQLGNFTSLVGGPEFAMYLIPPLESLATVEETVVRDKAVESLRTVAAEHSAQDLEIHVVPTLQRLVSGDWFTSRTSACGLFSVCYPRVTQPVKAELRANFRKLCQDETPMVRRAAANKLGEFAKVVETEYLKSDLIPNFVQLAQDDQDSVRLLAVEACVSIAQLLPQDDVEHLVLPTLRQCASDSSWRVRYMVAEKFVDLQKAVGPEITRVDLVPAFQYLLKDAEAEVRAAVATKVKDFCANLDKVNQVQIILSSILPYVRDLVSDPNPHVKSALASVIMGLSPMLGAYQTVEQLLPLFLIQLKDECPEVRLNIISNLDCVNDVIGIQQLSQSLLPAIVELAEDSKWRVRLAIIEYMPALAGQLGQEFFDQKLRGLCMGWLNDHVYAIREAATLNMKKLVEQFGAPWAEQAIIPMILVMSRNKNYLHRMTCLFCLNVLAEVCGTDITTKLLLPTVLLLAADPVANVRFNVAKTLQKISPFLEASVIDAQVKPTLDKLNADTDVDVKHFAAQAIAGIAAEMELNVFRTAVPPCMGAKIEAAMNSKLIVEPPPQPEVDEDILQEMNGQAAAAAATAVEPPQADSEC; from the exons ATGGCAGCGAGCGACAAATCGGTCGACGATTCTCTATATCCCATTGCGGTTCTGATCGACGAACTGAAGAACGAGGATGTTCAG CTTCGATTAAACTCCATCAAGAAGCTGTCAACCATCGCTTTGGCTTTGGGCGAAGAGCGCACACGGTCCGAGTTGATTCCCTTCCTTACTGAGACCATTTACGATGAGGATGAGGTGCTGCTGGCCCTGGCCGATCAACTAGGCAACTTTACAA GTCTCGTTGGCGGACCCGAGTTTGCCATGTACTTGATCCCGCCACTGGAGAGTCTGGCCACCGTGGAGGAAACCGTGGTGCGGGACAAGGCTGTAGAATCTCTGCGCACCGTGGCCGCTGAGCACAGTGCCCAGGATCTGGAGATCCACGTGGTGCCGACTCTGCAGCGCCTGGTCTCCGGCGACTGGTTCACCTCGCGCACCTCCGCCTGCGGACTCTTCTCGGTCTGCTACCCACGGGTCACACAGCCGGTAAAGGCCGAGCTGCGCGCCAACTTCCGCAAGCTGTGCCAGGACGAGACACCCATGGTGCGCCGGGCAGCAGCCAACAAGCTCGGCGAGTTCGCCAAGGTCGTGGAGACCGAGTATCTCAAGTCCGACTTGATTCCAAACTTTGTGCAGCTGGCACAGGATGATCAG GACTCTGTTCGTCTGCTGGCTGTGGAGGCTTGCGTCAGCATTGCCCAACTGCTGCCCCAGGATGATGTGGAGCAT CTGGTTCTGCCCACGCTACGCCAGTGCGCCAGCGATTCTTCGTGGAGGGTGCGTTATATGGTGGCCGAGAAATTCGTGGACCTGCAAAAGGCGGTGGGCCCGGAAATCACTCGTGTGGATTTGGTGCCCGCCTTCCAGTACTTGCTCAAGGACGCCGAGGCCGAGGTTCGCGCTGCGGTGGCCACCAAGGTGAAGGACTTCTGCGCCAACCTGGATAAGGTCAACCAGGTGCAAATCATCCTAAGTTCCATTTTACCGTATGTGCGCGATCTTGTCTCGGATCCCAATCCACATGTGAAGTCCGCCCTGGCTTCTGTGATCATGGGTTTGAGTCCGATGCTGGGCGCCTATCAGACAGTGGAGCAGTTGCTCCCCCTGTTCCTCATCCAGCTTAAGGATGAGTGCCCGGAAGTGCGCCTGAACATCATCTCAAATCTGGACTGCGTGAATGACGTCATCGGCATCCAGCAGCTGTCACAGTCGCTCCTGCCCGCCATCGTCGAATTGGCCGAGGATTCCAAGTGGCGCGTGCGTCTGGCAATCATCGAGTATATGCCCGCTCTGGCCGGTCAGTTGGGTCAGGAGTTCTTCGACCAGAAGCTGCGCGGTCTCTGCATGGGATGGCTCAACGATCACGTTTATGCCATTCGTGAGGCAGCCACCCTCAATATGAAGAAACTGGTCGAGCAGTTCGGAGCTCCATGGGCCGAGCAGGCCATCATTCCCATGATTCTGGTTATGTCGCGCAACAAGAACTATTTGCACA GAATGACCTGCTTGTTCTGCCTGAACGTTTTGGCAGAGGTCTGCGGCACAGATATCACCACCAAGCTGCTGCTCCCCACAGTCCTCCTGCTGGCCGCCGATCCCGTGGCCAATGTTCGCTTCAATGTGGCAAAGACCCTGCAGAAGATCTCGCCCTTCCTGGAGGCCAGCGTCATTGATGCCCAAGTGAAGCCCACACTCGACAAACTGAACGCGGACACGGATGTGGACGTCAAGCATTTTGCTGCACAAGCCATTGCCGGCATAGCAGCAG AAATGGAACTGAATGTGTTTAGAACGGCGGTGCCGCCTTGCATGGGTGCCAAAATTGAGGCGGCAATGAACTCGAAGCTGATCGTGGAACCCCCTCCTCAGCCGGAGGTTGACGAAGACATTCTACAGGAGATGAACGGACAggcagcagcggcggcggcgacGGCAGTGGAGCCGCCCCAGGCTGACTCGGAATGTTAG
- the CSN8 gene encoding COP9 signalosome complex subunit 8 gives MHLNKYSELQQRLENEEFEQVELGADVYQQLLAIYMYQNKLADAKLLWMRIPNKLKEDKELIQLNLLNVALQNNNYADFFKNIKYEWSERVKAPVEDLLIKQREELFKLMGSAYVSIYQHNVLELSLMSEEELKNACAALNWTEELDGDRVILKPKVQEAPPSRGNDDQLLKLTEFVTFLEN, from the exons atgcatttaaataaatatagtgAGCTGCAGCAGCGTCTTGAGAACGAGGAATTCGAG CAAGTCGAATTGGGAGCTGATGTCTACCAGCAGTTACTGGCAATTTATATGTACCAAAACAAACT TGCCGATGCCAAGCTGCTGTGGATGAGAATCCCGAATAAACTAAAGGAGGACAAAGAACTGATTCAGCTGAACCTGCTCAATGTTGCCCTGCAAAACAATAACTATGCCGATTTCTTCAAGAACATCAAGTACGAATGGTCCGAGAGAGTTAAAGCACCCGTGGAGGATCTGTTAA TCAAACAACGCGAGGAGCTGTTCAAGCTGATGGGCAGCGCCTATGTGTCCATCTACCAGCACAACGTCCTGGAATTGTCCCTAATGTCCGAGGAGGAGCTGAAGAACGCCTGTGCTGCTTTAAACTGGACTGAGGAACTGGACGGCGACCGGGTGATCCTGAAGCCCAAGGTCCAGGAAGCGCCGCCCAGTCGCGGAAACGATGATCAGTTGCTCAAGCTAACCGAGTTTGTAACCTTCCTAGAGAATTAA
- the RpS13 gene encoding small ribosomal subunit protein uS15: protein MGRMHAPGKGISQSALPYRRTVPSWLKLNAEDVKDQIKKLGKKGLTPSKIGIILRDSHGVAQVRFVNGNKILRIMKSVGLKPDIPEDLYHMIKKAVAIRKHLERNRKDKDGKFRLILVESRIHRLARYYKTKSVLPPNWKYESSTASALVA from the exons ATGGGTCGTATGCACGCTCCTGG CAAGGGTATTTCCCAATCAGCCCTCCCCTACAGACGTACTGTCCCATCCTGGCTGAAACTGAACGCCGAGGATGTCAAGGACCAGATCAAGAAGCTGGGCAAGAAGGGCCTGACGCCCTCCAAGATCG GCATCATCCTGCGTGACTCGCACGGAGTTGCCCAGGTGCGTTTCGTCAACGGAAACAAGATCCTGCGCATCATGAAGTCGGTGGGTCTGAAGCCCGACATTCCCGAGGATCTGTACCACATGATCAAGAAGGCCGTCGCCATCCGCAAGCATTTGGAGCGCAACCGCAAGGACAAGGACGGCAAGTTCCGTCTGATTCTGGTCGAGTCCAGGATCCACCGTTTGGCCCGCTACTACAAGACCAAGAGCGTCCTGCCCCCCAACTGGAAATACGAGTCGAGCACCGCCTCCGCCTTGGTGGCCTAA
- the LOC108021143 gene encoding probable multidrug resistance-associated protein lethal(2)03659 yields MQSVKTADLPENPRERANFISAACFWYTMPTFIKGRKDTLDTKDLYRALKEHKSETLGNKLCASWELELEKTKGKPNLLRALLRVFGWYFALLGLVLFLLELGLRTLQPIFLLKLIAYYTHSEDSESIESAYYYAAGVILCSALNVIIMHPYMLGTMHVGLKMRVGLCSMIYRKALRLSQSALGDTTAGHVVNLMSNDVGRLDLATIFVHYLWVGPLETLFITYLMYREIGIAAVFGVAFMLLFIPLQGYLGKRTSVLRLRTALRTDERVRMMNEIISGIQVIKMYAWELPFEQMVAFARKKEINAIRHVSYIRGILLSFIIFLTRVSIFLSLVGYVLLGTFLTPEVAFLITAYYNILRTTMTVFFPQGISQMAETLVSIKRVQKYLQSDETNVSDKSVDLPEDPPGSNQATLHAYAEEDRDEAEDKLLGPSLATINENAKLSEAGISISGLMAKWDVKSPDYSLNGVNLRVQPGTMLGIVGRTGSGKSSLIQAILGELPAESGEIKVNGTMSYASQEPWLFSGTVRQNILFGQPMDRRRYAKVVKKCALERDFELLPFKDKTIVGERGASLSGGQKARISLARAVYRETSIYLLDDPLSAVDTHVARHLFEQCMRGYLRERIVILATHQLQFLQHADQIVIMDKGHVSAVGTYESLRESGLDFATMLADPERDEHEERAGRSRSGSYTHSHSDQRRNSEQSLLSMADSCLGDPEAEQAINQERQVVGQIGLRLYSKYFKAGGGFFAFFVMMGFCVLSQGLASLGDYFLSYWVTKKGNVAYRADNNDTIHSDELEPRLSIWLRDLGLPVDAEMLDTYIFTVITILTILVTVARSFLFFNLAMKASIRLHNSMFRGITRAAMYFFNTNPSGRILNRFSKDMGQVDEILPAVMMDVIQIFLALAGIVIVIAIVNPLFLIPTVVLGIIFYQLRTFYLKTSRDVKRLEAITRSPVYSHLAASLTGLSTIRAFGAQRVLEAEFDNYQNMHSSAFYMFISTSRAFGYWLDCFCVIYIAIITLSFFVFPPANGGDVGLAITQAMGMTGMVQWGMRQSAELENTMTAVERVVEYEDIEPEGELEAPADKKPPKSWPEQGKIVFDELSLRYTPDPKAENVLKSLTFVINPKEKVGIVGRTGAGKSSLINALFRLSYNDGSVLIDKRDTSEMGLHDLRSKISIIPQEPVLFSGTMRYNLDPFDEYSDEKLWRSLEEVKLKDVVADLPSGLQSKITEGGTNFSVGQRQLVCLARAILRENRILVMDEATANVDPQTDGLIQTTIRNKFKECTVLTIAHRLHTIMDSDKVLVMDAGRAVEFGTPYELLTVADSKVFHGMVKQTGHATYEGLLKVAQKAFETSQNPSLSS; encoded by the exons ATGCAGTCGGTGAAGACGGCAGATTTGCCGGAAAATCCGCGAGAACGTGCCAATTTTATTTCGGCAGCATGTTTTTG GTACACCATGCCCACTTTTATCAAGGGTCGGAAAGACACTTTGGATACCAAGGATCTCTACAGGGCCCTAAAAGAGCACAAATCGG AGACTCTGGGCAACAAATTGTGCGCCTCGTGGGAGCTAGAACTTGAGAAGACCAAAGGAAAACCAAATCTTTTGAGGGCTCTACTGCGGGTTTTTGGTTGGTACTTTGCCCTATTGGGTCTGGTGCTCTTCCTGCTTGAACTGGGTCTACGAACGCTACAGCCGATCTTCCTGCTAAAACTCATCGCATACTATACACATTCAGAAGATTCGGAATCCATTGAATCGGCCTATTACTATGCTGCTGGAGTGATCCTATGCAGTGCCCTCAACGTCATCATAATGCATCCCTATATGCTGGGCACAATGCATGTGG GTCTCAAGATGCGCGTTGGTTTGTGCAGCATGATCTATAGGAAGGCCCTACGACTAAGTCAGTCAGCACTGGGAGACACCACGGCTGGACATGTGGTTAATCTTATGTCCAATGATGTGGGTCGGCTGGATTTGGCTACCATCTTTGTGCACTACCTTTGGGTGGGACCGCTGGAGACCCTCTTTATCACATACCTTATGTACCGGGAG ATTGGAATCGCTGCCGTGTTTGGTGTAGCCTTCATGTTGCTCTTTATTCCCCTACAAGGATATCTGGGAAAGAGGACCTCGGTGCTGCGACTCAGGACCGCCCTGCGGACAGACGAACGGGTGCGGATGATGAACGAGATCATCTCGGGCATCCAGGTGATCAAGATGTACGCCTGGGAGTTGCCCTTCGAGCAAATGGTGGCCTTTGCGCGCAAGAAGGAGATCAATGCCATTCGACATGTGTCCTACATTAGGGGCATTCTGCTCTCCTTCATCATCTTCCTGACGCGAGTATCCATTTTCTTGAGTCTGGTGGGCTACGTGCTGCTCGGAACGTTCCTCACACCGGAAGTGGCCTTCCTGATCACCGCCTACTACAACATTCTGCGCACCACCATGACCGTGTTCTTCCCACAAGGCATCTCTCAGATGGCCGAGACCCTGGTGTCCATTAAGAGGGTCCAGAAGTATTTGCAGTCCGATGAGACGAATGTGTCGGATAAGAGTGTGGATCTCCCGGAGGATCCGCCAGGCAGCAATCAGGCAACGCTTCATGCTTACGCCGAGGAGGATCGCGATGAGGCTGAGGATAAGCTATTGGGTCCATCTCTTGCCACCATCAATGAAAACGCCAAGCTGTCGGAGGCGGGAATCTCCATCAGCGGACTTATGGCCAAATGGGATGTAAAGTCTCCAGACTACTCTCTCAATGGGGTAAACCTTCGTGTCCAACCTGGAACCATGCTGGGCATTGTCGGACGCACTGGATCCGGTAAATCCAGCCTGATTCAAGCCATCCTGGGGGAGCTGCCGGCAGAATCCGGCGAGATAAAGGTCAATGGTACCATGTCATATGCCTCCCAGGAGCCCTGGCTCTTCTCCGGCACCGTACGTCAGAATATCCTCTTTGGCCAGCCCATGGATCGCCGCCGGTATGCCAAGGTGGTCAAGAAGTGCGCCCTGGAGCGGGATTTCGAGCTGCTTCCGTTCAAGGACAAGACAATTGTGGGAGAGCGTGGAGCTTCGCTGTCTGGTGGCCAGAAAGCTAGGATCAGTCTGGCGAGAGCTGTTTATCGGGAGACGTCTATCTACCTACTGGATGATCCTCTGAGTGCCGTGGACACCCATGTGGCCCGCCATCTCTTTGAGCAGTGCATGCGTGGCTATCTGCGCGAACGCATTGTTATCTTGGCCACCCATCAGCTGCAGTTCCTGCAGCACGCCGATCAGATTGTGATTATGGACAAGGGTCATGTGAGTGCTGTGGGCACGTACGAGTCGCTACGGGAGTCCGGATTGGACTTTGCCACCATGCTGGCGGATCCGGAGCGGGATGAGCATGAGGAGCGAGCGGGACGTTCCCGATCGGGCAGCTACACCCACAGCCATTCCGACCAGCGGCGCAACAGTGAGCAGTCCTTGCTGTCCATGGCCGACTCCTGTCTGGGTGATCCCGAGGCGGAACAGGCCATCAACCAGGAACGCCAAGTGGTGGGTCAGATCGGCCTCCGGCTGTACAGCAAGTACTTCAAGGCGGGCGGCGGCTTCTTCGCCTTCTTCGTGATGATGGGCTTCTGTGTGCTCTCGCAGGGATTGGCCTCGCTGGGTGACTACTTTCTGTCCTATTG GGTAACCAAGAAGGGAAACGTGGCTTACCGCGCTGATAATAACGACACCATCCATTCGGATGAACTGGAACCACGCCTCTCCATTTGGTTGCGGGATCTGGGCTTGCCCGTAGACGCCGAAATGTTGGACACGTACATTTTCACGGTGATCACGATACTGACCATTTTGGTGACCGTGGCGCGCTCTTTTCTATTCTTCAATCTGGCCATGAAAGCCTCCATTCGTTTGCACAACTCCATGTTCCGTGGAATCACCCGAGCTGCCATGTACTTTTTTAATACAAACCCATCTGGACGTATCCTGAACCGTTTCTCAAAGGATATGGGACAAGTTGATGAGATACTGCCCGCCGTTATGATGGACGTCATCCAGATCTTCCTTGCTCTGGCTGGCATTGTGATAGTCATAGCTATTGTCAATCCGCTGTTCCTCATTCCCACCGTAGTGCTGGGCATTATATTCTATCAACTGCGTACCTTCTACCTGAAAACCTCGAGGGATGTGAAGCGCTTGGAAGCAATCA ctCGGTCTCCCGTATACTCCCATTTGGCTGCCTCTCTGACCGGACTGTCCACCATTCGTGCCTTTGGAGCCCAACGCGTCCTGGAGGCGGAGTTCGATAATTACCAGAACATGCATAGCTCTGCATTTTATATGTTCATCAGCACCTCACGAGCCTTTGGCTATTGGCTGGATTGTTTCTGTGTTATTTACATAGCCATCATAACACTCAGCTTCTTCGTCTTTCCTCCGGCGAATGGAGGAGATGTGGGTCTTGCCATAACCCAG GCCATGGGCATGACTGGCATGGTTCAGTGGGGAATGCGTCAATCCGCCGAGCTGGAGAACACTATGACTGCCGTGGAGCGGGTGGTTGAGTACGAGGACATTGAGCCAGAGGGGGAGTTGGAGGCGCCAGCCGATAAGAAGCCACCCAAGTCCTGGCCAGAGCAGGGAAAGATCGTGTTCGACGAACTGAGCCTGCGCTACACCCCCGATCCCAAGGCGGAGAATGTGCTCAAGTCCCTGACCTTCGTCATCAATCCAAAGGAAAAGGTGGGCATCGTGGGACGCACTGGGGCGGGCAAGTCCTCGCTGATCAACGCCCTCTTCCGACTGTCCTACAACGATGGATCCGTGCTGATAGACAAGCGGGACACCAGTGAGATGGGTCTGCACGACCTGCGCAGCAAGATCTCGATCATCCCCCAGGAGCCCGTGCTGTTCTCCGGCACGATGCGTTACAACCTGGATCCCTTCGACGAGTACAGCGACGAGAAGCTGTGGCGCTCCCTGGAGGAGGTGAAGCTGAAGGATGTGGTGGCGGACCTGCCCAGTGGCCTGCAGAGCAAGATCACCGAGGGGGGCACCAACTTTAGCGTGGGTCAGCGCCAGTTGGTCTGCCTGGCGCGGGCCATCCTGCGCGAGAACCGCATCCTGGTGATGGACGAGGCCACGGCCAACGTGGATCCCCAGACGGACGGCCTCATCCAGACCACCATCCGCAACAAGTTCAAGGAGTGCACCGTGCTGACCATAGCCCATCGCCTGCACACCATCATGGACTCGGACAAGGTGCTGGTGATGGATGCCGGCAGGGCGGTGGAGTTCGGGACGCCCTACGAGCTGCTCACGGTGGCGGACTCCAAGGTGTTCCACGGCATGGTCAAGCAGACGGGTCACGCCACCTACGAGGGTCTGCTGAAGGTCGCACAAAAG GCATTTGAAACCTCTCAGAATCCCAGTCTTTCCTCATGA
- the Mur29B gene encoding uncharacterized protein Mur29B, which produces MRLITVNFLLMAFFACSSILPASALECYSCVGDECHVENVRTVSCTLDGSSAFVLETNAALNRFRRSLLSVMPRQGEDDTESTTLTAESTTDSSTASSATDSTSVSATTDSTATDSSATDSTATDSTATESSTTESTESPATDSTTTVSPTSSSTASSSTDSSVTESSTSESETDSPASDSTTPDSSSSSSTASDSTDSTATESSTTESTTISPTTDSTTTVSQTSSSTPSDTDSTTTDSSTTDSTTADSTTTDSTKSDSTTETSTDSTTDSTTTDSTTSSTTSSTTSSTASSTDSHSSSSTTESTTDATTNSSPVSYKLAACYSIYKDGVINRGCVQVPDGEGACEVVRKDLEVTADAVDECDICLTDRCNGSTSLKLSLGAMVLLLTMGLKNLL; this is translated from the exons atgcgTCTGATTACGGTTAACTTTTTGCTGATGGCATTTTTTGCCTGCTCATCTATTTTGCCAG CGAGTGCCCTGGAATGCTACAGTTGTGTAGGAGATGAATGCCATGTAGAAAATGTTCGGACGGTCTCTTGCACTCTCGATGGCTCTTCGGCATTTGTGTTGGAGACAAATGCCGCTTTGAATCGCTTTAGACGGTCTCTACTTTCAGTGATGCCAAGACAAGGAGAAGACGATACG GAATCCACCACTTTAACCGCAGAATCTACAACGGACTCTTCGACGGCTTCTTCTGCTACTGACTCTACATCCGTTTCGGCCACCACGGACTCTACAGCCACAGATTCTTCAGCCACGGATTCTACTGCCACGGATTCTACAGCCACGGAATCTTCAACCACTGAATCTACGGAGTCTCCTGCTACGGACTCCACCACGACGGTTTCTCCAACCTCTTCTTCGACAGCTTCATCCAGCACTGATTCTTCAGTTACGGAATCTTCAACCAGTGAATCTGAAACGGATTCTCCTGCTAGTGACTCTACCACCCCGGATTCTTCATCCTCTTCTTCGACCGCTTCAGACAGCACGGATTCTACAGCCACGGAATCGTCAACCACTGAATCTACAACGATTTCTCCTACTACTGACTCTACCACCACGGTTTCTCAGACCTCTTCTTCGACACCTTCTGACACTGACTCTACCACCACGGATTCTTCAACCACGGATTCTACAACCGCGGATTCTACAACGACGGATTCTACAAAGTCTGATTCTACAACAGAAACTTCAACAGATTCTACAACTGACTCCACCACCACGGATTCAACAACCTCCTCTACAACCTCCTCTACAACCTCTTCTACAGCTTCTTCTACAGACTCACATTCTTCCAGCTCTACCACTGAATCTACTACTGATGCTACCACCAATTCTTCTCCAGTGAGCTATAAGCTTGCCGCCTGCTACAGCATCTACAAAGACGGAG TGATAAATCGTGGCTGTGTTCAGGTTCCCGATGGGGAAGGTGCCTGCGAGGTTGTAAGGAAGGATCTCGAGGTTACAGCAGACGCTGTCGATGAGTGTGATATCTGCTTGACAGATCGGTGCAATGGAAGCACTAGCCTGAAGCTCTCTTTGGGTGCCATGGTTCTGCTCTTGACGATGGGACTGAAAAACCTTCTCTAG
- the LOC108006252 gene encoding uncharacterized protein, with translation MFNKSHIVLASSLLLLIALPVIRADLMCYVCDDCAQLPKDAPLLACNEDFFNPGGSTEASTVTTTTTTEASTTTTDETTAAPVETTTAITSVETDPPTTESSTTTVETTVTSEATTESTQSTEAPIPTPPTVGPVQTTTGVPTPPTEDLAALSVFLNTTRLVPVDADTAAETTTPIASLAIRQRRAVVDTGVTYHCYSVQVTVNGTMTTDRGCSRVTTMEGVCEQLKIQNNNTELANCDPCSMNACNGGSTLQNSVLASLLSALVALALQRN, from the exons ATGTTCAACAAAAGTCACATCGTTTTGGCCAGCTCTTTGCTGTTGCTAATCGCCCTGCCAG TAATTCGCGCCGATCTCATGTGCTATGTGTGCGACGATTGTGCCCAGCTGCCGAAGGATGCACCCCTGCTGGCCTGCAATGAGGACTTCTTCAATCCGGGCGGCAGCACAGAGGCCTCCACGGTGACCACCACCACAACCACGGAGGCGAGCACCACCACGACCGATGAGACGACAGCAGCTCCTGTGGAAACGACCACAGCGATCACGAGTGTGGAAACAGATCCACCAACCACAGAGTCCTCGACGACCACCGTGGAAACCACCGTAACTAGCGAAGCCACAACCGAGAGCACCCAGAGCACCGAGGCCCCTATTCCCACGCCACCCACTGTGGGACCCGTGCAGACCACCACCGGAGTTCCCACGCCACCCACCGAGGATCTGGCTGCCCTATCGGTGTTCTTGAACACCACCCGTCTGGTGCCGGTGGATGCGGATACGGCTGCGGAGACCACCACTCCCATTGCCTCACTGGCCATCCGGCAGCGACGAGCAGTGGTCGACACCGGGGTCACCTACCACTGCTACTCCGTTCAGGTTACAG TGAACGGCACAATGACCACAGATCGTGGCTGCTCCCGGGTTACCACCATGGAGGGGGTTTGCGAGCAGCTGAAGATCCAGAACAACAACACGGAACTGGCCAACTGTGATCCCTGCAGTATGAACGCCTGCAATGGAGGCTCTACGCTTCAGAACTCCGTGCTGGCCTCCCTGCTTTCGGCCCTCGTGGCCTTGGCCCTGCAGCGCAATTAG